Proteins encoded together in one Oncorhynchus keta strain PuntledgeMale-10-30-2019 unplaced genomic scaffold, Oket_V2 Un_scaffold_2008_pilon_pilon, whole genome shotgun sequence window:
- the LOC127927983 gene encoding uncharacterized protein LOC127927983 isoform X21: MLFLLSVPDRTGYTVSPLSSRQDRLYCYSSQFQTGQVILLLLSVPDRTGYTATPLSSRQDRLYCYSSQFQTGQVILLLLSVPDRTGYTVTPLSSRQVILLLLSVPDRLYCYSSQFQTGQVILLLLSVPDRLYCYSSQFQTGQVILFLLSVPDRTGYTVTPLSSRQDRLYCYSSQFQTGQVILLLLSVPDRTGYNVTPLSSRQDRLYCYSSQFQTGYTVTPLSSRQDRLYCYSSQFQTGYTVTPLSSRQDRLYCYSSQFQTGQVILLLLSVPDRLYCYSSQFQTGYTVTPLSSRQDRLYCFSSQFQTGQVILLLLSVPDRLYSYSSQFQTGYTVSPLSSRQDRLYCYSSQFQTGYTVTPLSSRQDRLYCFSSQFQTGQVILLLLSVPDRTGYTVTPLSSRQDRLYCYSSQFQTGYTVSPLSSRQVILLLLSVPDRLYCYSSQFQTGQVILLLLSVPDRTGYTVTPLSSRQDRLYCYSSQFQTGYTVSPLSSRQDRLYCYSSQFQTGQVILLLLSVPDRLYCFSSQFQTGQVILFLLSVPDRTGYAVTPLSSRQDRLYCHSSQFQTGYTVTPLSSRQDRLYCYSSQFQTGQVILLLLSSQFQTGQVILLLLSVPDRTGYTVTPLSSRQDRLYCYSSQFQTGQVILLLLSVPDRLYCYPSQFQTGQVILLLLSVPDRTGYTVTPLSSRQVILLLLSVPDRTGYTVTPLSSRQVILLLLSVPDRTGYTVTPLSSRQDRLYCYSSQFQTGYTLTPLSSRQVILFLLSVPDRTGYTVTPLSSRQVILLLLSVPDRTGYTVSPLSSRQDRLYCFSSQFQTGYTVTPLSSRQVILFLLSVPDRLYCYSSQFQTGQVILLLLSVPDRLYCYSSQFQTGQVILLLLSVPDRLYCYSSQFQTGQVILLLLSVPDRLYCYSSQFQTGQVILLLLSVPDRLYCYSSQFQTGQVILLLLSVPDRTGYTVTPLSSRQDRLYCYSSQFQTGQVILLLLSVPDRLYCYSSQFQTGQVILLLLSVPDRTGYTVTPLSSRQDRLYCYSSQFHTGYTVSPLSSRQDRSQGRLKTITNSRDLDSQKPGTIRGPSHNG, from the exons atgctgtttctcctctcagttccagacaggacag gttatactgtttctcctctcagttccagacaggacaggttatactgttactcctctcagttccagacaggacaggttatactgttactcctctcagttccagacaggacaggttatactgctactcctctcagttccagacaggacaggttatactgttactcctctcagttccagacaggacaggttatactgttactcctctcagttccagacaggacag gttatactgttactcctctcagttccagacaggttatactgttactcctctcagttccagacaggttatactgttactcctctcagttccagacaggacaggttatactgttactcctctcagttccagacaggttatactgttactcctctcagttccagacaggacaggttatactgtttctcctctcagttccagacaggacaggttatactgttactcctctcagttccagacaggacaggttatactgttactcctctcagttccagacag gacaggttatactgttactcctctcagttccagacaggacaggttataatgttactcctctcagttccagacaggacaggttatactgttactcctctcagttccagacaggttatactgttactcctctcagttccagacaggacaggttatactgttactcctctcagttccagacaggttatactgttactcctctcagttccagacaggacaggttatactgttactcctctcagttccagacag gacaggttatactgttactcctctcagttccagacaggttatactgttactcctctcagttccagacaggttatactgttactcctctcagttccagacaggacaggttatactgtttctcctctcagttccagacaggacaggttatactgttactcctctcagttccagacaggttatactcttactcctctcagttccagacaggttatactgtttctcctctcagttccagacaggacaggttatactgttactcctctcagttccagacaggttatactgttactcctctcagttccagacaggacaggttatactgtttctcctctcagttccagacaggacaggttatactgttactcctctcagttccagacaggacaggttatactgttactcctctcagttccagacaggacaggttatactgttactcctctcagttccagacag gttatactgtttctcctctcagttccagacaggttatactgttactcctctcagttccagacaggttatactgttactcctctcagttccagacaggacaggttatactgttactcctctcagttccagacaggacaggttatactgttactcctctcagttccagacaggacaggttatactgttactcctctcagttccagacag gttatactgtttctcctctcagttccagacaggacaggttatactgttactcctctcagttccagacaggacaggttatactgttactcctctcagttccagacaggttatactgtttctcctctcagttccagacaggacaggttatactgtttctcctctcagttccagacaggacaggttatgctgttactcctctcagttccagacaggacaggttatactgtcactcctctcagttccagacaggttatactgttactcctctcagttccagacaggacaggttatactgttactcctctcagttccagacaggacaggttatactgttactcctctcctctcagttccagacaggacaggttatactgttactcctctcagttccagacaggacaggttatactgttactcctctcagttccagacaggacaggttatactgttactcctctcagttccagacaggacaggttatactgttactcctctcagttccagacaggttatactgttacccctctcagttccagacaggacaggttatactgttactcctctcagttccagacaggacag gttatactgttactcctctcagttccagacaggttatactgttactcctctcagttccagacaggacaggttatactgttactcctctcagttccagacaggttatactgttactcctctcagttccagacaggacaggttatactgttactcctctcagttccagacaggacaggttatactgttactcctctcagttccagacag gttatactcttactcctctcagttccagacaggttatactgtttctcctctcagttccagacaggacaggttatactgttactcctctcagttccagacaggttatactgttactcctctcagttccagacaggacaggttatactgtttctcctctcagttccagacaggacag gttatactgtttctcctctcagttccagacaggttatactgttactcctctcagttccagacag gttatactgtttctcctctcagttccagacaggttatactgttactcctctcagttccagacaggacaggttatactgttactcctctcagttccagacaggttatactgttactcctctcagttccagacaggacag gttatactgttactcctctcagttccagacaggttatactgttactcctctcagttccagacaggacaggttatactgttactcctctcagttccagacaggttatactgttactcctctcagttccagacaggacaggttatactgttactcctctcagttccagacaggttatactgttactcctctcagttccagacaggacaggttatactgttactcctctcagttccagacaggacaggttatactgttactcctctcagttccagacaggacaggttatactgttactcctctcagttccagacaggacaggttatactgttactcctctcagttccagacaggttatactgttactcctctcagttccagacaggacaggttatactgttactcctctcagttccagacaggacaggttatactgttactcctctcagttccagacaggacag gttatactgttactcctctcagttccatacaggttatactgtttctcctctcagttccagacaggacaggtcgCAGGGAAGATTGAAAACAATAACAAACAGCAGGGATCTTGACAGCCAAAAGCCCGGAACAATCCGTGGTCCCAGCCACAATGGCTAA
- the LOC127927983 gene encoding uncharacterized protein LOC127927983 isoform X13, with the protein MLFLLSVPDRTGYTVSPLSSRQDRLYCYSSQFQTGQVILLLLSVPDRTGYTATPLSSRQDRLYCYSSQFQTGQVILLLLSVPDRTGYTVTPLSSRQVILLLLSVPDRLYCYSSQFQTGQVILLLLSVPDRLYCYSSQFQTGQVILFLLSVPDRTGYTVTPLSSRQDRLYCYSSQFQTGQVILLLLSVPDRTGYNVTPLSSRQDRLYCYSSQFQTGYTVTPLSSRQDRLYCYSSQFQTGYTVTPLSSRQDRLYCYSSQFQTGQVILLLLSVPDRLYCYSSQFQTGYTVTPLSSRQDRLYCFSSQFQTGQVILLLLSVPDRLYSYSSQFQTGYTVSPLSSRQDRLYCYSSQFQTGYTVTPLSSRQDRLYCFSSQFQTGQVILLLLSVPDRTGYTVTPLSSRQDRLYCYSSQFQTGYTVSPLSSRQVILLLLSVPDRLYCYSSQFQTGQVILLLLSVPDRTGYTVTPLSSRQDRLYCYSSQFQTGYTVSPLSSRQDRLYCYSSQFQTGQVILLLLSVPDRLYCFSSQFQTGQVILFLLSVPDRTGYAVTPLSSRQDRLYCHSSQFQTGYTVTPLSSRQDRLYCYSSQFQTGQVILLLLSSQFQTGQVILLLLSVPDRTGYTVTPLSSRQDRLYCYSSQFQTGQVILLLLSVPDRLYCYPSQFQTGQVILLLLSVPDRTGYTVTPLSSRQVILLLLSVPDRTGYTVTPLSSRQVILLLLSVPDRTGYTVTPLSSRQDRLYCYSSQFQTGYTLTPLSSRQVILFLLSVPDRTGYTVTPLSSRQVILLLLSVPDRTGYTVSPLSSRQDRLYCFSSQFQTGYTVTPLSSRQVILLLLSVPDRTGYTVTPLSSRQDRLYCYSSQFQTGYTVTPLSSRQDRLYCYSSQFQTGQVILFLLSVPDRLYCYSSQFQTGQVILLLLSVPDRLYCYSSQFQTGQVILLLLSVPDRLYCYSSQFQTGQVILLLLSVPDRLYCYSSQFQTGQVILLLLSVPDRLYCYSSQFQTGQVILLLLSVPDRTGYTVTPLSSRQDRLYCYSSQFQTGQVILLLLSVPDRLYCYSSQFQTGQVILLLLSVPDRTGYTVTPLSSRQDRLYCYSSQFHTGYTVSPLSSRQDRSQGRLKTITNSRDLDSQKPGTIRGPSHNG; encoded by the exons atgctgtttctcctctcagttccagacaggacag gttatactgtttctcctctcagttccagacaggacaggttatactgttactcctctcagttccagacaggacaggttatactgttactcctctcagttccagacaggacaggttatactgctactcctctcagttccagacaggacaggttatactgttactcctctcagttccagacaggacaggttatactgttactcctctcagttccagacaggacag gttatactgttactcctctcagttccagacaggttatactgttactcctctcagttccagacaggttatactgttactcctctcagttccagacaggacaggttatactgttactcctctcagttccagacaggttatactgttactcctctcagttccagacaggacaggttatactgtttctcctctcagttccagacaggacaggttatactgttactcctctcagttccagacaggacaggttatactgttactcctctcagttccagacag gacaggttatactgttactcctctcagttccagacaggacaggttataatgttactcctctcagttccagacaggacaggttatactgttactcctctcagttccagacaggttatactgttactcctctcagttccagacaggacaggttatactgttactcctctcagttccagacaggttatactgttactcctctcagttccagacaggacaggttatactgttactcctctcagttccagacag gacaggttatactgttactcctctcagttccagacaggttatactgttactcctctcagttccagacaggttatactgttactcctctcagttccagacaggacaggttatactgtttctcctctcagttccagacaggacaggttatactgttactcctctcagttccagacaggttatactcttactcctctcagttccagacaggttatactgtttctcctctcagttccagacaggacaggttatactgttactcctctcagttccagacaggttatactgttactcctctcagttccagacaggacaggttatactgtttctcctctcagttccagacaggacaggttatactgttactcctctcagttccagacaggacaggttatactgttactcctctcagttccagacaggacaggttatactgttactcctctcagttccagacag gttatactgtttctcctctcagttccagacaggttatactgttactcctctcagttccagacaggttatactgttactcctctcagttccagacaggacaggttatactgttactcctctcagttccagacaggacaggttatactgttactcctctcagttccagacaggacaggttatactgttactcctctcagttccagacag gttatactgtttctcctctcagttccagacaggacaggttatactgttactcctctcagttccagacaggacaggttatactgttactcctctcagttccagacaggttatactgtttctcctctcagttccagacaggacaggttatactgtttctcctctcagttccagacaggacaggttatgctgttactcctctcagttccagacaggacaggttatactgtcactcctctcagttccagacaggttatactgttactcctctcagttccagacaggacaggttatactgttactcctctcagttccagacaggacaggttatactgttactcctctcctctcagttccagacaggacaggttatactgttactcctctcagttccagacaggacaggttatactgttactcctctcagttccagacaggacaggttatactgttactcctctcagttccagacaggacaggttatactgttactcctctcagttccagacaggttatactgttacccctctcagttccagacaggacaggttatactgttactcctctcagttccagacaggacag gttatactgttactcctctcagttccagacaggttatactgttactcctctcagttccagacaggacaggttatactgttactcctctcagttccagacaggttatactgttactcctctcagttccagacaggacaggttatactgttactcctctcagttccagacaggacaggttatactgttactcctctcagttccagacag gttatactcttactcctctcagttccagacaggttatactgtttctcctctcagttccagacaggacaggttatactgttactcctctcagttccagacaggttatactgttactcctctcagttccagacaggacaggttatactgtttctcctctcagttccagacaggacag gttatactgtttctcctctcagttccagacaggttatactgttactcctctcagttccagacaggttatactgttactcctctcagttccagacaggacaggttatactgttactcctctcagttccagacaggacaggttatactgttactcctctcagttccagacaggttatactgttactcctctcagttccagacaggacaggttatactgttactcctctcagttccagacaggacag gttatactgtttctcctctcagttccagacaggttatactgttactcctctcagttccagacaggacaggttatactgttactcctctcagttccagacaggttatactgttactcctctcagttccagacaggacag gttatactgttactcctctcagttccagacaggttatactgttactcctctcagttccagacaggacaggttatactgttactcctctcagttccagacaggttatactgttactcctctcagttccagacaggacaggttatactgttactcctctcagttccagacaggttatactgttactcctctcagttccagacaggacaggttatactgttactcctctcagttccagacaggacaggttatactgttactcctctcagttccagacaggacaggttatactgttactcctctcagttccagacaggacaggttatactgttactcctctcagttccagacaggttatactgttactcctctcagttccagacaggacaggttatactgttactcctctcagttccagacaggacaggttatactgttactcctctcagttccagacaggacag gttatactgttactcctctcagttccatacaggttatactgtttctcctctcagttccagacaggacaggtcgCAGGGAAGATTGAAAACAATAACAAACAGCAGGGATCTTGACAGCCAAAAGCCCGGAACAATCCGTGGTCCCAGCCACAATGGCTAA
- the LOC127927983 gene encoding uncharacterized protein LOC127927983 isoform X26, with product MLFLLSVPDRTGYTVSPLSSRQDRLYCYSSQFQTGQVILLLLSVPDRTGYTATPLSSRQDRLYCYSSQFQTGQVILLLLSVPDRTGYTVTPLSSRQVILLLLSVPDRLYCYSSQFQTGQVILLLLSVPDRLYCYSSQFQTGQVILFLLSVPDRTGYTVTPLSSRQDRLYCYSSQFQTGQVILLLLSVPDRTGYNVTPLSSRQDRLYCYSSQFQTGYTVTPLSSRQDRLYCYSSQFQTGYTVTPLSSRQDRLYCYSSQFQTGQVILLLLSVPDRLYCYSSQFQTGYTVTPLSSRQDRLYCFSSQFQTGQVILLLLSVPDRLYSYSSQFQTGYTVSPLSSRQDRLYCYSSQFQTGYTVTPLSSRQDRLYCFSSQFQTGQVILLLLSVPDRTGYTVTPLSSRQDRLYCYSSQFQTGYTVTPLSSRQDRLYCFSSQFQTGYTVTPLSSRQVILLLLSVPDRTGYTVTPLSSRQDRLYCYSSQFQTGQVILLLLSVPDRLYCFSSQFQTGQVILLLLSVPDRTGYTVTPLSSRQVILFLLSVPDRTGYTVSPLSSRQDRLCCYSSQFQTGQVILSLLSVPDRLYCYSSQFQTGQVILLLLSVPDRTGYTVTPLLSVPDRTGYTVTPLSSRQDRLYCYSSQFQTGQVILLLLSVPDRTGYTVTPLSSRQVILLPLSVPDRTGYTVTPLSSRQDRLYCYSSQFQTGYTVTPLSSRQDRLYCYSSQFQTGYTVTPLSSRQDRLYCYSSQFQTGQVILLLLSVPDRLYCFSSQFQTGQVILLLLSVPDRTGYTVTPLSSRQDRLYCFSSQFQTGQVILFLLSVPDRLYCYSSQFQTGQVILLLLSVPDRLYCYSSQFQTGQVILLLLSVPDRLYCYSSQFQTGQVILLLLSVPDRLYCYSSQFQTGQVILLLLSVPDRLYCYSSQFQTGQVILLLLSVPDRTGYTVTPLSSRQDRLYCYSSQFQTGQVILLLLSVPDRLYCYSSQFQTGQVILLLLSVPDRTGYTVTPLSSRQDRLYCYSSQFHTGYTVSPLSSRQDRSQGRLKTITNSRDLDSQKPGTIRGPSHNG from the exons atgctgtttctcctctcagttccagacaggacag gttatactgtttctcctctcagttccagacaggacaggttatactgttactcctctcagttccagacaggacaggttatactgttactcctctcagttccagacaggacaggttatactgctactcctctcagttccagacaggacaggttatactgttactcctctcagttccagacaggacaggttatactgttactcctctcagttccagacaggacag gttatactgttactcctctcagttccagacaggttatactgttactcctctcagttccagacaggttatactgttactcctctcagttccagacaggacaggttatactgttactcctctcagttccagacaggttatactgttactcctctcagttccagacaggacaggttatactgtttctcctctcagttccagacaggacaggttatactgttactcctctcagttccagacaggacaggttatactgttactcctctcagttccagacag gacaggttatactgttactcctctcagttccagacaggacaggttataatgttactcctctcagttccagacaggacaggttatactgttactcctctcagttccagacaggttatactgttactcctctcagttccagacaggacaggttatactgttactcctctcagttccagacaggttatactgttactcctctcagttccagacaggacaggttatactgttactcctctcagttccagacag gacaggttatactgttactcctctcagttccagacaggttatactgttactcctctcagttccagacaggttatactgttactcctctcagttccagacaggacaggttatactgtttctcctctcagttccagacaggacaggttatactgttactcctctcagttccagacaggttatactcttactcctctcagttccagacaggttatactgtttctcctctcagttccagacaggacaggttatactgttactcctctcagttccagacaggttatactgttactcctctcagttccagacaggacaggttatactgtttctcctctcagttccagacaggacaggttatactgttactcctctcagttccagacaggacaggttatactgttactcctctcagttccagacaggacaggttatactgttactcctctcagttccagacaggttatactgttactcctctcagttccagacaggacaggttatactgtttctcctctcagttccagacaggttatactgttactcctctcagttccagacaggttatactgttactcctctcagttccagacaggacaggttatactgttactcctctcagttccagacaggacaggttatactgttactcctctcagttccagacaggacaggttatactgttactcctctcagttccagacag gttatactgtttctcctctcagttccagacaggacaggttatactgttactcctctcagttccagacaggacaggttatactgttactcctctcagttccagacaggttatactgtttctcctctcagttccagacaggacaggttatactgtttctcctctcagttccagacaggacaggttatgctgttactcctctcagttccagacaggacaggttatactgtcactcctctcagttccagacaggttatactgttactcctctcagttccagacaggacaggttatactgttactcctctcagttccagacaggacaggttatactgttactcctctcctctcagttccagacaggacaggttatactgttactcctctcagttccagacaggacaggttatactgttactcctctcagttccagacaggacaggttatactgttactcctctcagttccagacaggacaggttatactgttactcctctcagttccagacaggttatactgttacccctctcagttccagacaggacaggttatactgttactcctctcagttccagacaggacag gttatactgttactcctctcagttccagacaggttatactgttactcctctcagttccagacaggacaggttatactgttactcctctcagttccagacaggttatactgttactcctctcagttccagacaggacaggttatactgttactcctctcagttccagacaggacaggttatactgttactcctctcagttccagacaggttatactgtttctcctctcagttccagacaggacag gttatactgttactcctctcagttccagacaggacaggttatactgttactcctctcagttccagacaggacaggttatactgtttctcctctcagttccagacaggacaggttatactgtttctcctctcagttccagacaggttatactgttactcctctcagttccagacaggacaggttatactgttactcctctcagttccagacaggttatactgttactcctctcagttccagacaggacag gttatactgttactcctctcagttccagacaggttatactgttactcctctcagttccagacaggacaggttatactgttactcctctcagttccagacaggttatactgttactcctctcagttccagacaggacaggttatactgttactcctctcagttccagacaggttatactgttactcctctcagttccagacaggacaggttatactgttactcctctcagttccagacaggacaggttatactgttactcctctcagttccagacaggacaggttatactgttactcctctcagttccagacaggacaggttatactgttactcctctcagttccagacaggttatactgttactcctctcagttccagacaggacaggttatactgttactcctctcagttccagacaggacaggttatactgttactcctctcagttccagacaggacag gttatactgttactcctctcagttccatacaggttatactgtttctcctctcagttccagacaggacaggtcgCAGGGAAGATTGAAAACAATAACAAACAGCAGGGATCTTGACAGCCAAAAGCCCGGAACAATCCGTGGTCCCAGCCACAATGGCTAA